In the Rhodospirillaceae bacterium genome, one interval contains:
- a CDS encoding thiolase family protein — protein MTGPTIRAVIVGYARSPLTLANKGALIRTRPDDLTAAVVKALVERTGIDPNTLEDLMLGCAFPEGEQGLNVARNIVFLAGLPDSVAGTTINRFCGSSMQAIHSAAGSIALGAGEAFICAGIESMTRIPMPGFNPMLNPKLVNAGHAAYMGMGETAENLAKKYDIPRDKQDAFAVESHKRAAAAQADGKFDDEIVPIETKEGVVDKDGCIRPDTTMEILGDLKPAFDQNGSVTAGTSSPLTDGSSAVLVTSEAYAEKHGLKPLARIKSIAVAGCAPEIMGIGPVSATNKALQRAGLSLSDIDVIELNEAFAAQSLAVVHDLGLDLSKTNIDGGAIALGHPLGATGARITGKAAQIMQREGKKYALATQCIGGGQGIATVLEAV, from the coding sequence ATGACTGGACCCACAATCAGAGCTGTTATTGTAGGCTATGCCCGCTCACCACTAACGCTGGCGAACAAAGGCGCACTTATCAGAACCCGGCCCGATGATCTAACGGCGGCTGTTGTCAAAGCTCTTGTGGAGCGCACAGGCATTGACCCAAACACCTTGGAAGACTTGATGCTGGGTTGTGCCTTCCCAGAAGGTGAACAAGGGTTAAACGTCGCCCGCAACATCGTCTTTCTGGCCGGACTGCCGGACAGCGTTGCCGGGACAACAATCAACCGCTTCTGCGGATCGTCTATGCAGGCCATTCATTCCGCCGCAGGATCGATTGCGCTGGGCGCGGGCGAAGCCTTTATCTGTGCCGGGATCGAAAGCATGACCCGTATTCCCATGCCCGGCTTTAATCCCATGCTAAATCCTAAATTGGTCAACGCCGGGCACGCCGCTTATATGGGCATGGGCGAGACCGCTGAAAACTTGGCAAAGAAATATGACATTCCGCGGGACAAACAGGATGCGTTTGCGGTCGAGAGTCATAAGCGGGCCGCTGCCGCTCAAGCCGACGGTAAATTCGATGACGAAATCGTGCCCATTGAGACAAAAGAGGGCGTTGTCGATAAAGATGGCTGTATTCGTCCAGACACTACCATGGAGATTCTCGGTGATCTGAAACCTGCGTTCGATCAAAACGGATCAGTCACGGCTGGCACGTCCTCACCTTTGACCGACGGCTCATCTGCTGTGCTGGTGACCAGCGAAGCCTATGCGGAGAAACATGGCCTCAAACCACTGGCGCGCATTAAATCTATCGCTGTCGCCGGCTGTGCGCCTGAGATTATGGGCATCGGCCCGGTGAGCGCCACCAACAAAGCATTGCAGCGCGCCGGCTTGAGTTTGTCAGACATTGACGTCATTGAATTGAATGAAGCCTTCGCGGCGCAGTCTTTGGCTGTCGTGCACGACCTCGGTCTGGATCTCTCCAAGACGAACATTGACGGCGGTGCGATTGCCCTGGGTCATCCCCTTGGCGCAACCGGTGCACGGATCACCGGCAAAGCCGCTCAAATCATGCAGCGCGAGGGCAAGAAATATGCCCTGGCGACACAATGTATTGGTGGCGGCCAGGGCATCGCCACGGTTCTGGAGGCTGTGTGA
- a CDS encoding 3-hydroxyacyl-CoA dehydrogenase NAD-binding domain-containing protein produces MTEIRKAAVIGAGVMGAGIAAHIANAGIPVVLLDILPKEGSNRNAIAEKAIQKMLKTEPAPFMSKRTAKLVTPGNIEDHMEWLSDCDWIVEAVIERLDIKQELYAKIATVKKDGAVLSSNTSTIPLKDLTGGMDEALVPDFMITHFFNPPRYMRLLELVTSEKTRPEAVKTIHDFGDVKLGKGVIHAKDTPGFVANRIGTYWFQLGLMGALEFDLSVDEADAIGGRPFGVPKSGFFGTLDLVGLDLMPHVAASMLERLPEDDSYRSIHSEPEVVKMMLEKGWVGRKGPGGFYRLNHDSGQRIKESINLTSGDYAPSQKAMLESLKASKAGGLRALVEHDDKGGQFAWYLVANALPYAASLVPEIADTVVDVDAGMRDGYGWKQGPFQLIDAMGADWLAEKLTRNGHSVPPMLKLAAEKGGFYRVENGVLQFLKVDGSYDTVPRPEGVLHLSDVKLKSKPVLKNGSASVWDIGDGVLCFEFTSKMNSLDPEIMALYKKTIKQIKDDDALKALVIYNEGTNFSVGANLGLFLFAANIALWGEIESQIEDGQRTYMALKQAPFPVVAAPSGMALGGGCEILLHADAVQAHAETYTGLVEVGVGIIPGWGGCKEVLLRLQNHPRLPRGPMPAVAKAFELIGTAQVAKSAAEAKEMSLLRDSDAITMNRDRLLADAKAKALKLAKDYTPPEEQELVLPGPTGRAALQLALHDLALKGMATPHDQVVAGALATALTGGDTDMTETMTEKEFLKLERSTFMTLARTEGTLARMEHMLDTGKPLRN; encoded by the coding sequence ATGACAGAGATCCGCAAAGCTGCGGTGATCGGCGCGGGCGTTATGGGGGCTGGCATCGCCGCTCACATTGCCAACGCTGGTATCCCCGTCGTCCTTCTTGATATTCTGCCGAAAGAGGGCAGCAACCGGAACGCCATTGCTGAAAAGGCGATCCAGAAAATGCTTAAGACTGAACCCGCACCGTTCATGTCGAAACGTACGGCTAAGCTGGTCACGCCGGGCAACATTGAAGATCACATGGAGTGGCTCTCTGACTGTGATTGGATTGTCGAAGCGGTGATTGAACGCTTAGACATCAAGCAAGAGCTGTACGCAAAAATTGCCACGGTTAAAAAAGACGGCGCTGTGCTGTCATCCAACACTTCAACCATTCCCTTGAAAGACCTGACCGGCGGCATGGATGAGGCGCTGGTGCCGGATTTCATGATCACGCACTTCTTTAATCCACCGCGTTATATGCGTTTGTTGGAATTGGTGACGTCAGAGAAGACCCGTCCTGAAGCGGTGAAAACCATCCATGATTTCGGTGATGTGAAACTGGGGAAAGGCGTGATCCACGCCAAGGATACTCCCGGATTTGTCGCCAACCGGATTGGCACATACTGGTTTCAATTGGGGCTCATGGGGGCGCTGGAGTTTGACCTAAGCGTCGACGAAGCTGATGCCATTGGCGGACGGCCCTTTGGTGTGCCTAAGTCCGGTTTCTTCGGAACATTAGATTTGGTGGGCCTCGATCTGATGCCGCATGTGGCGGCCTCCATGCTGGAACGCCTGCCGGAAGATGATTCCTATCGCAGCATTCATTCAGAACCTGAAGTGGTGAAGATGATGCTTGAGAAAGGCTGGGTGGGTCGTAAAGGACCCGGCGGTTTCTATCGCTTAAACCATGACAGTGGTCAGCGTATTAAGGAGAGTATTAACCTCACTTCCGGCGACTACGCACCCTCACAGAAGGCGATGCTTGAAAGTTTGAAAGCTTCCAAAGCTGGCGGCTTGCGCGCTCTGGTTGAACACGACGACAAAGGCGGACAGTTCGCCTGGTATCTGGTTGCCAACGCCCTGCCTTATGCGGCGTCTTTGGTGCCAGAAATTGCCGATACGGTTGTGGATGTTGATGCAGGCATGCGGGACGGCTACGGCTGGAAGCAAGGTCCGTTTCAACTGATTGACGCCATGGGTGCAGACTGGCTGGCTGAGAAGTTGACACGCAACGGACATTCCGTTCCGCCGATGCTGAAGCTCGCGGCCGAAAAAGGCGGGTTCTATCGCGTTGAAAACGGCGTCTTGCAGTTCCTCAAGGTGGACGGTTCATACGATACCGTGCCGCGCCCCGAGGGTGTGCTGCATTTGTCTGACGTCAAACTCAAATCCAAGCCTGTTCTGAAAAATGGCTCCGCCTCGGTGTGGGATATCGGCGACGGTGTTCTGTGTTTTGAGTTCACCTCAAAAATGAACAGTCTCGATCCTGAGATTATGGCGCTGTACAAAAAAACCATTAAGCAGATCAAAGACGACGACGCTCTGAAAGCATTGGTGATCTATAATGAGGGTACCAATTTCTCTGTCGGCGCGAACCTCGGCCTGTTTCTTTTTGCCGCAAATATTGCCTTGTGGGGTGAGATCGAAAGCCAGATTGAAGATGGCCAACGCACCTACATGGCGCTGAAGCAAGCGCCCTTCCCTGTTGTCGCCGCGCCCTCTGGCATGGCCCTGGGCGGTGGGTGCGAAATTCTACTGCATGCCGACGCAGTGCAAGCCCACGCAGAAACGTACACCGGATTGGTGGAAGTCGGCGTGGGTATCATCCCGGGCTGGGGCGGCTGCAAGGAAGTGCTGCTGCGATTGCAAAACCATCCACGCCTGCCGCGCGGCCCGATGCCAGCCGTTGCCAAAGCCTTTGAATTGATTGGCACGGCGCAAGTGGCAAAATCTGCCGCCGAAGCGAAGGAGATGAGCCTGTTGCGCGATAGCGACGCCATCACCATGAACCGTGACCGGTTGCTGGCCGATGCCAAAGCCAAAGCACTCAAGCTGGCGAAAGATTATACACCGCCGGAAGAGCAAGAATTGGTTCTCCCCGGCCCGACAGGCCGAGCCGCGTTGCAATTGGCGTTACACGACCTGGCTCTGAAAGGCATGGCCACACCGCATGACCAGGTTGTCGCTGGCGCTTTGGCCACGGCGCTAACGGGTGGGGACACGGATATGACCGAAACCATGACCGAAAAAGAGTTCCTGAAGCTGGAGCGGAGTACGTTTATGACGCTGGCCCGCACTGAAGGCACACTGGCCCGGATGGAGCACATGCTCGACACCGGCAAGCCCTTACGGAATTAG
- a CDS encoding acyl-CoA dehydrogenase C-terminal domain-containing protein, with protein MATYSAPLRDMRFVYHELLEGDALANMPAYADFTSDVVDAVLEEAGKFTSEVLFPLNLSGDTEGCTLENGVVRTPKGFKDAYDQFAQGGWTGIAADPDFGGQGAPAALHFLIQEMICSSNMAFGMYPGLTEGAYNAIKLHGSDAQKALYLPKFVEGTWAGTMCLTEPQCGTDLGLIRTKADTQDDGSYKITGTKIFISAGEHDLTENIVHLVLARLPDAPEGTKGISLFVVPKFLPKDDGSVGPRNGVTCGAIEHKMGIKASATCVINFDDATGWLVGQPHKGMRAMFTMMNAARLGVGIQGLGLGEVAYQGALEYAKERLQGRSLKGAASPEKPADSILVHPDVRKNLLTMKALNEGIRALAIWTGINLDIAEKSEDAADRQRADDLVQVLTPIIKSFGTDKGFLSANLGVQIYGGHGYIHEHGMEQFVRDARITQLYEGTNGIQALDLVGRKMGTHYGRYLRAFFHPVQEFIEENADDADLQPLILGLAKAFGRLQQATGLIAQKGLSNPNEAAAAATDYLNLFGHVAVAFMWAKSAKLAFSKKDDDPTGFYAGKLKTARFYYERVLPETSGLFAMIMAGGESIMDVEEDLFGAGVAA; from the coding sequence ATGGCGACTTACTCAGCTCCATTAAGAGATATGCGTTTCGTCTACCACGAGCTCCTTGAGGGCGACGCACTGGCAAACATGCCCGCCTACGCAGACTTTACGTCCGATGTGGTGGATGCCGTGCTGGAAGAAGCGGGTAAATTTACATCCGAAGTGTTGTTTCCTCTTAACCTGAGCGGTGACACCGAAGGGTGCACCCTGGAAAATGGTGTGGTGCGCACACCTAAAGGATTCAAAGATGCCTATGATCAGTTCGCGCAAGGCGGTTGGACCGGCATTGCGGCCGACCCAGACTTTGGTGGCCAAGGTGCGCCTGCGGCTCTGCACTTTCTGATTCAGGAAATGATCTGCTCGAGCAACATGGCCTTCGGCATGTATCCTGGCCTGACAGAAGGGGCCTATAACGCCATCAAGTTGCACGGGTCCGACGCGCAAAAGGCGCTTTATCTGCCGAAGTTTGTAGAAGGCACCTGGGCCGGCACCATGTGTTTAACGGAACCACAATGCGGCACCGACCTGGGCTTGATTCGCACTAAAGCCGATACGCAGGACGACGGCAGCTACAAAATCACCGGTACGAAAATATTCATCTCAGCCGGGGAACATGATCTGACCGAAAACATCGTGCATCTGGTATTGGCCCGTCTGCCTGATGCTCCCGAAGGGACCAAAGGCATCAGTCTTTTTGTCGTACCCAAGTTTTTGCCCAAAGACGACGGCAGCGTCGGCCCGCGGAATGGCGTGACCTGTGGAGCCATCGAACACAAAATGGGCATTAAAGCCTCAGCCACCTGTGTGATTAATTTCGATGACGCGACAGGGTGGCTGGTCGGTCAGCCACACAAAGGCATGCGCGCTATGTTTACGATGATGAACGCGGCACGCTTGGGCGTGGGCATCCAAGGCCTTGGTTTAGGGGAAGTCGCCTATCAGGGCGCCCTAGAATACGCCAAAGAACGGCTGCAAGGGCGCTCGCTGAAGGGCGCTGCGTCACCGGAAAAACCCGCTGATTCCATTTTGGTCCATCCGGATGTCCGCAAAAATCTGCTGACCATGAAGGCGCTGAACGAAGGCATTCGCGCGCTGGCCATATGGACTGGGATTAATCTCGATATTGCCGAGAAATCAGAAGATGCGGCGGACCGGCAACGGGCCGATGATCTGGTGCAGGTGCTGACTCCGATCATCAAGTCTTTCGGCACCGACAAAGGGTTTCTATCGGCCAACCTGGGCGTCCAGATTTATGGTGGCCATGGCTACATCCACGAACATGGCATGGAGCAGTTTGTCCGCGATGCTAGAATCACCCAGCTATATGAAGGCACCAACGGCATACAAGCGCTTGACTTGGTTGGCCGAAAAATGGGCACTCATTACGGACGCTACCTGCGCGCGTTTTTCCATCCGGTGCAAGAGTTCATTGAAGAAAATGCCGACGATGCTGACCTGCAACCTCTCATACTTGGACTGGCCAAAGCCTTTGGGCGTTTGCAACAAGCGACCGGTTTGATTGCTCAGAAAGGCTTAAGCAACCCGAATGAAGCGGCGGCAGCGGCGACAGATTATCTAAACCTGTTTGGTCATGTTGCTGTGGCGTTTATGTGGGCGAAATCTGCCAAGCTGGCCTTCAGCAAAAAAGACGATGATCCGACGGGTTTCTATGCAGGAAAGCTCAAGACGGCCCGTTTTTATTACGAACGTGTCCTGCCGGAAACCAGCGGTCTGTTTGCCATGATTATGGCGGGCGGAGAGTCCATCATGGATGTGGAAGAGGATTTGTTTGGGGCGGGTGTTGCAGCCTAA
- a CDS encoding lysine--tRNA ligase, which yields MSNVIPTARDSKAWPFSEAKALLEGRLKNGAGDKGYVLFETGYGPSGLPHIGTFAEVVRTTMVRHAFQVLSPDTPTRLFAFSDDMDGLRKVPDNIPNKEMVEEHLGKPLTSIPDPFGTHESFGHHNNDRLKGFLDSFGFDYEFKSATESYTSGEFDAALLRVLQEYDKVINVVLPTLGPDRRATYSPFLPVCKKTGRVLQVPVIERNVDAGTIVYQDEDGSKVEVPVTGGHCKLQWKCDWAMRWYALDVDYEMSGKDLIDSVRLSGKICRVLGSPPPQNLTYELFLDDQGQKISKSKGNGLSVEEWLKYAPVESLANFMYQKPTTAKRLYFDTIPKSVDEYLSHLKAFPDQELKDQLNNPVWHIHNGTPPEEKGRLSFGILLNLASVCHSEDAAVLWHYISRYAPDASPQTDPLLDKLVTYAIAYYRDLVLPQKTYRAPTVVERGALDALKTGLQELGQGASQEDLQNMVYQVGKTNEAAFPSLRDWFKALYQILLGQDEGPRMGSFIALYGVEETLILIDRVLAGEDLSSN from the coding sequence ATGAGCAACGTCATTCCCACAGCCCGCGACAGCAAAGCCTGGCCCTTCTCAGAAGCCAAAGCCCTTCTTGAAGGACGGCTGAAGAATGGCGCGGGCGATAAGGGGTACGTGCTGTTTGAAACCGGCTATGGCCCGTCTGGATTGCCGCATATCGGAACATTCGCCGAAGTCGTGCGCACCACCATGGTGCGACATGCCTTTCAGGTGCTGTCGCCTGATACGCCAACCCGATTGTTCGCCTTCTCTGATGATATGGATGGTTTGCGTAAAGTGCCCGACAACATTCCTAACAAGGAGATGGTCGAGGAACATCTTGGCAAGCCCCTGACAAGTATTCCTGACCCCTTTGGCACGCACGAAAGCTTTGGTCATCATAACAATGATCGCCTCAAAGGTTTTCTGGATTCCTTCGGGTTTGACTACGAGTTCAAAAGCGCAACAGAGAGTTATACGTCCGGCGAGTTCGATGCCGCGCTTCTTCGTGTTCTGCAAGAATACGATAAAGTCATCAACGTCGTTTTGCCAACGCTTGGTCCTGATCGCCGCGCCACCTATTCGCCCTTCCTGCCAGTGTGCAAAAAGACAGGGCGGGTTCTTCAGGTGCCGGTGATCGAGCGCAATGTGGATGCCGGCACCATCGTTTATCAAGACGAAGATGGCTCCAAAGTGGAAGTGCCCGTAACGGGCGGCCACTGCAAGCTGCAATGGAAGTGCGATTGGGCCATGCGTTGGTATGCCCTTGATGTTGACTATGAAATGTCAGGCAAAGACCTGATTGACTCGGTTCGTTTGTCTGGAAAGATTTGCCGCGTCCTGGGCAGCCCGCCGCCACAAAATTTGACCTATGAGTTGTTTCTCGATGACCAAGGCCAAAAGATTTCGAAGTCCAAGGGCAATGGCCTGTCGGTCGAGGAGTGGCTTAAGTACGCCCCCGTCGAAAGTCTTGCCAACTTCATGTACCAGAAGCCCACAACGGCGAAGAGACTCTACTTCGATACCATTCCAAAATCCGTCGACGAATATCTCTCACATCTCAAGGCATTCCCGGATCAAGAGTTGAAAGATCAACTCAACAACCCGGTATGGCATATCCACAATGGTACCCCCCCTGAGGAAAAAGGCCGTTTGAGCTTTGGTATTCTCTTAAACTTAGCCAGCGTCTGCCATTCTGAAGATGCTGCTGTTCTGTGGCACTACATCAGCCGGTATGCTCCGGATGCCAGCCCACAAACAGATCCGCTGCTTGATAAACTGGTAACTTATGCCATCGCCTATTATCGCGATCTTGTCTTGCCCCAAAAAACCTACCGCGCGCCAACTGTGGTGGAACGCGGTGCGCTGGATGCTTTGAAAACGGGTCTGCAAGAGTTGGGGCAAGGGGCGTCACAAGAAGATTTGCAAAACATGGTCTATCAGGTTGGCAAAACCAACGAAGCGGCTTTCCCAAGTCTGCGGGATTGGTTCAAAGCCTTGTACCAGATACTGCTTGGACAAGACGAAGGCCCGCGCATGGGTTCGTTCATCGCATTGTATGGTGTTGAAGAAACATTGATCTTGATCGACCGTGTCCTCGCGGGTGAAGACTTGAGCTCAAATTAA
- a CDS encoding ATP-dependent DNA helicase: MTVDRKVLLPDAPVLVTRARDGALIYPDGEIKAFSAANAKTLVEPPVIQCHSRATAARLGLKPVPGFDVLELFAFVRPAVTCLPTVRGIAEATGVTVPRSIDEDGVAIIEATKVLLSEITAWSDGGLRHARAIAHVLERAGWSWGASVLAAIGADPEGGGIGLSSLRVWTRLTPFEDLAPPPPPGNDPVSREESLERLADVLGDDAEKRESQATYADIITHAFKAKPAPDEPNLVLAEAGTGVGKTLGYLAPASVWAAKNDGPVWVSTFTRNLQRQLDQELDRVYPDPETKAARVVVRKGRENYFCLLNFEEALNRSGTDPSAAIPLALIARWVIATKSGDMVGGDFPSWLADLFGTGRVLSLADRRGECIFTACPHYKTCFVEKTVRKARTADIVVANHALVMVQAAMGGLDDGTQPTRYVFDEGHHLFGAADSAFSAHLSAAETADLRRWLIGAEAGGRPTRSRGLKRRIDDLLSELETEGDALPTALDGILQGARSLPAPGWLTRIEDGAPRGPAEEFLSLVRTQVYTRDNPESPYSLQTDAVEPVDGLLDASAKLDAALYRLLDPLKLMVKTLIAQLDRPAEELETATRLRIEGLCRSLERRAVIPLTAWRDMIKALSNDTPDEFVDWLGVDRIDGRDIDIGLHRHWVDPTLPFARTVLDPAQGVAITSATLRDGTGDDTADWESADQQVGAFHLASTPVRSALPSPFDYENATRVFIVTDVRKDALVQVANAYRDLFLAAGGGGLGLFTAISRLRATFDQIAPALEAEGLPLYAQHIDALPAATLVDIFRAEEHACLLGTDAMRDGVDVPGNALRLMVFDRVPWPRPDILHRARRNAFGGRVYDDRITRLRLKQAFGRLIRREGDRGVFVLLDSMMPSRLLGAFPEGTPVHRIGLAEAVAETKLFLANS; encoded by the coding sequence TTGACCGTCGACCGTAAAGTTCTTTTACCTGACGCGCCAGTTCTCGTAACCAGAGCGCGCGACGGCGCGTTGATCTATCCAGATGGCGAGATAAAAGCGTTTTCGGCGGCTAACGCGAAAACCCTTGTGGAACCGCCGGTTATTCAATGCCACAGCCGCGCAACAGCTGCCCGGCTGGGACTCAAACCCGTCCCCGGATTTGATGTGCTGGAGTTGTTTGCGTTTGTGAGACCAGCCGTCACATGCTTACCCACCGTGCGCGGCATCGCAGAAGCAACCGGTGTGACGGTGCCACGGTCCATCGATGAAGATGGCGTTGCCATTATAGAGGCGACCAAAGTTCTCCTGTCGGAGATCACGGCGTGGTCAGATGGTGGCCTGCGTCACGCCAGAGCCATTGCCCATGTGCTTGAGCGCGCGGGCTGGTCCTGGGGCGCGAGTGTGCTGGCGGCAATTGGAGCCGATCCAGAGGGGGGTGGAATTGGCTTATCTTCGCTGCGGGTTTGGACACGGCTGACCCCATTTGAAGACCTCGCCCCACCACCGCCACCCGGCAACGATCCCGTCTCCCGCGAAGAAAGCCTTGAGCGACTGGCTGACGTGCTCGGCGATGATGCTGAGAAAAGAGAGTCTCAAGCCACTTATGCGGACATCATCACGCATGCTTTTAAAGCTAAACCGGCGCCAGATGAGCCAAATCTGGTTTTGGCTGAAGCGGGAACAGGGGTTGGCAAGACCCTTGGGTACCTGGCTCCGGCAAGTGTTTGGGCCGCCAAGAACGATGGGCCGGTTTGGGTCTCGACCTTTACCCGCAATCTGCAACGCCAACTCGATCAAGAACTGGACCGTGTTTACCCTGACCCAGAGACCAAAGCAGCACGGGTCGTCGTTCGTAAAGGGCGGGAAAACTATTTTTGTCTGTTGAATTTTGAAGAAGCTCTGAACCGCTCTGGCACCGATCCAAGCGCTGCAATTCCCCTCGCCCTGATTGCACGCTGGGTTATCGCAACAAAATCAGGTGATATGGTGGGGGGAGACTTCCCCTCCTGGCTGGCGGATCTGTTTGGTACGGGTCGCGTTCTCTCACTCGCAGACCGTCGCGGGGAATGCATTTTTACGGCTTGCCCTCATTACAAAACTTGCTTCGTCGAAAAAACCGTTCGCAAAGCCCGCACCGCAGACATTGTTGTCGCCAATCATGCTTTGGTCATGGTCCAGGCCGCGATGGGAGGGCTGGATGATGGCACGCAACCCACACGTTACGTGTTTGATGAAGGGCATCACTTGTTTGGGGCCGCAGATAGTGCATTTTCTGCACACTTGAGTGCGGCTGAAACGGCAGATTTGCGACGCTGGCTTATTGGCGCAGAAGCCGGTGGACGTCCGACACGGTCTCGCGGTCTGAAACGTCGTATTGATGACTTGCTGTCTGAGTTGGAAACAGAAGGTGATGCCCTGCCAACGGCACTCGACGGTATTTTGCAGGGTGCGCGGTCCCTCCCTGCCCCCGGTTGGCTGACGCGCATAGAGGATGGCGCGCCGCGCGGACCCGCAGAAGAGTTTCTCAGTCTTGTCCGCACCCAGGTTTACACCCGTGACAATCCAGAGTCTCCTTACAGCCTTCAAACAGATGCGGTGGAACCTGTTGATGGTTTACTGGACGCCTCTGCCAAATTGGATGCGGCGCTGTACCGATTGCTAGACCCGCTCAAGCTGATGGTTAAAACGCTAATCGCTCAACTTGACCGGCCAGCGGAAGAACTGGAGACGGCGACCCGGCTTAGAATTGAAGGTCTCTGCCGCAGCTTGGAGCGTCGGGCCGTAATTCCGCTCACAGCCTGGCGTGATATGATCAAAGCGCTCTCAAATGACACGCCAGACGAATTTGTTGACTGGCTGGGTGTCGACCGTATTGATGGTCGCGACATCGACATCGGGCTGCATCGTCACTGGGTCGACCCAACTTTGCCTTTTGCTAGAACGGTGTTGGACCCGGCGCAAGGCGTGGCGATTACCTCAGCCACCCTGCGGGATGGCACCGGAGATGACACGGCGGATTGGGAAAGTGCCGATCAGCAGGTTGGGGCCTTTCATCTGGCAAGCACGCCCGTACGTTCTGCGCTGCCCTCACCGTTTGATTATGAAAACGCGACCCGCGTGTTCATTGTGACTGACGTTCGCAAAGACGCCCTTGTGCAAGTGGCGAACGCTTATCGTGACTTATTTCTGGCTGCAGGCGGCGGCGGCCTTGGGTTATTCACGGCCATTTCCCGACTGCGCGCAACCTTTGACCAGATTGCGCCCGCCTTGGAAGCTGAGGGGCTGCCGCTCTATGCACAACATATCGATGCTTTGCCAGCAGCAACCCTGGTGGATATTTTTCGCGCAGAGGAGCACGCCTGCCTTTTAGGAACCGATGCCATGCGTGACGGCGTTGATGTTCCGGGCAATGCGCTGCGCCTGATGGTGTTTGATCGGGTGCCGTGGCCACGCCCTGATATTCTTCATCGGGCACGACGCAATGCATTTGGCGGACGTGTTTACGATGACAGGATCACACGCCTGCGATTGAAACAAGCCTTTGGACGTCTCATTCGCCGGGAGGGTGATCGCGGTGTCTTCGTGTTGCTCGATTCCATGATGCCATCACGGCTGTTGGGCGCGTTTCCTGAGGGGACACCGGTGCATCGTATTGGCTTGGCCGAAGCCGTTGCTGAAACCAAATTGTTTTTGGCGAACAGCTGA
- a CDS encoding acyl-CoA thioesterase, protein MTARWRSTCAMLEESHLSFRVLPTDLDVNMHLTNSRYFSFMDLSRVDHMIRNGAWKHIRARKLMPVLASGSVRFRRPVPPFTLIDVTTRVVGGDEKWVYLEHKIQAGKTVYAVAILKAAFLDDKGRIPMPHLMDIFGHSGELPPMTEALTHIRDADEAVMEIAAPKNSLTHKNG, encoded by the coding sequence GTGACAGCACGTTGGCGCAGCACCTGCGCCATGCTTGAGGAGTCTCACTTAAGCTTCCGTGTGCTGCCGACAGACCTCGACGTCAATATGCATCTCACCAATTCCAGATACTTTAGTTTTATGGACCTGAGCCGCGTTGACCACATGATCCGCAATGGGGCCTGGAAACATATTCGCGCGCGCAAACTTATGCCCGTGCTGGCCTCCGGGTCCGTCAGATTCCGGCGACCGGTTCCGCCCTTTACCCTCATTGATGTCACCACCCGTGTGGTCGGCGGTGACGAGAAATGGGTCTACTTGGAACATAAGATTCAAGCCGGTAAAACCGTCTATGCGGTCGCGATTCTCAAAGCGGCGTTTCTAGACGACAAAGGCCGAATCCCCATGCCACACCTGATGGATATATTTGGGCATAGCGGTGAGCTTCCGCCGATGACAGAAGCCCTGACGCACATTCGTGATGCTGACGAGGCCGTGATGGAGATTGCGGCACCGAAAAATTCGCTCACCCACAAAAATGGTTAA
- a CDS encoding MerR family DNA-binding transcriptional regulator has product MNNVVSLHRSDKTGRLYSTTQLADDCGVTARTIRFYESRGLLQPQLAGATRVYTHSDRARLKIILRGKRLGFSLDEIQEYLDLYDADTQHISQVLHIRHKARERAKEMRAKLKDIEDALRELEQIEQEAVHQLKSMGVDPNAPAPPRRTPHQNKSPLEGIDP; this is encoded by the coding sequence ATGAACAACGTTGTTTCCCTCCATCGCAGTGACAAGACCGGGCGCTTGTATAGCACCACTCAGTTGGCCGACGACTGTGGTGTAACGGCACGCACCATACGGTTTTATGAAAGCCGGGGCTTGTTGCAACCACAATTGGCCGGAGCAACACGGGTTTACACTCACAGTGACCGGGCTCGTCTTAAGATCATCCTACGCGGCAAGCGTTTAGGATTTTCACTCGATGAAATTCAAGAATACCTGGATTTGTATGACGCTGACACACAACATATCAGTCAGGTTTTACATATCCGCCATAAAGCCCGTGAACGCGCTAAAGAGATGCGCGCTAAGTTGAAAGACATCGAAGACGCGCTGCGCGAATTGGAACAAATCGAGCAAGAAGCCGTTCATCAATTAAAGAGTATGGGCGTTGATCCTAACGCACCTGCACCACCGCGGCGAACACCGCACCAAAACAAATCACCGCTAGAAGGGATAGACCCATGA